TCTTTCTTAGCGGCGATATGCAGAGCCGGCAGTCTAACCTTGCCTTTCGAATCATTTTCCAGGAGTACACTGACCACTTTGTCGTGGCCTTGCTGCATCGCCACGGCGAGTGGTGTGAATCCGTcctgaaaaatgttaaaataattttatttttatttattttaattattaaatttattttatttattttaattaaatgtaaaaattttaaaaagcataattttttctcttattatacaatttacaatttattaacaatttaaaacagTATAATTTCGAtgagtttaaattttaatattatttgttaattttaatattattattattattattattacacgcGAGAATGATTTCTTTATACGTGAAAAAGTTGAGCTTATTAaagatgtatttatttcagtCTTTGATTGAGTATACTTTGAAAAAGTAGATAAAATCTCTACCTCCGTTGCGAGACTCTGATTGGCTCCATTGCTGAGCAAAAGCTTGACCACTTGATCGTGATTCTCCTGCGCAGCCATATATAAAGGAGTAAATCCATTTTGAGACTGGATGTTAACGGCAGCACCATATTGAATAAGTATATTGACTATTTCGCACTGGCCAGCTAGAAAATTAGTATGcaaaatttaagagaatacAGCTAAAACAGTGTGTTTGGTATAGCGGGAATTATTCTTTCTTACCTAACGAAGCTATATGCAATGCGGTATTTCCTTTTTTCGTCGCCGCATCTACCTTCGCACCCCTTTTTAACAGCTCTGTTACAATTTCAACATGACCATCCTTCGAAGCTAAATGCAAGGCATTTAGACCATTCTGCAATCAAACGCAAATATGActatcataaaaatacaactGTTACAATAAGaaacacaattatttaaataaaatttaaatctaaattaaataataagcatttctttttaattcttacattttttttagtagaatataataaaatgcttataaaaatgtaataattaaagtcattaaaaataataatgaagtttaatttacttccataattagttattatatttaaaacttaatgCTTACCGAGTTGGCTGTATTAATGTCTAAATCGGTGTTGAGAAATTCGACTACTTTTTCGAGATTGCCGGACCGAGCGGCGCGAAGAAATGCTGTCGTGTCATCAGTCTaaatgcaaaacattttattctgtaataaatGTCTGTAGAAACAAAGCAATTtcaattgcataaaaaaataatacggaGAAAAATAGAGAGGATAGCGATAAAGCACAAAAAgagttttaaaaaagtattaaaaaaggTGAAAGAGTGCGTGAGtggttatttatatatgtagatGCGATGCATAAGCTACCTggtttatagcagtaatgcaACTCtgtcctttctttttttatgcatttaacACTTTgtgcttattattattatcccTTTATTAACAATCAATGTTATGGCATATCGCTCATTTGCCGCAACAGTGACATAACTCAAATatcgtaaatttataatttggtaaaaacattattttgaaatgcCTAAATTTCTTctcaaattataaagatttaaaacatTCAAACTCGTTCTCTGGAAAATCGTGATTTTAGAGTTATATCAGCAAATAAGCgatatatgtttattacttTCACTTTAAAGTAATTGTAAATAGCCAAAGATATGTTAaacgttttcaaaatttattcttttcccGAACGATTCTAAAATCTTCTGGCTAAGAAAATCTACATAAAGCATGTAAATACAGAAAGAGCTTAAAGAATCTTTTGAAGAACtttttaagattaataatttattataagtttGCTCTTTCCAATATCAcacataatatagaaaaaaaaatttatttaatatgtggCAAAATTTGGTCCCGAAAATTTAtactaaagaaaaaagaatattagttAAGTtgtaaactaaaattaattaatatggtGAATTCGTGATTTCTTTGGCACACGTCGTTTTCTCATAAAGTAAGAATTGCCTCGTCCCTGCCTGCACCCCGCTGTGATTCATCACGATAAGAGATTATGTCGACCAGGTGGTAAGCCAGCGTTAACGCTATTGGTGCACGCGCTATAACTCCGTTACCCTGACCTTTGACTGGTCGCTCCTGCCGGCTCCTGCACAACACCTCGATACAGTGcttaataaattgcatttttttttcattgccgCATTCTTTCGAACACTGGTATGTGCCGCATTCGCTGACTGTCGCGACCAAACGCCCCCATGCATCCGGTGTATTTTACGCATCGCCCTGCCAGCGTGCTAGCCTACCCTTCTTATGCACTTTCCCGATTTCTCGGGGAAGCTTCGTTGCCCGAACTTGATATTGCACCGCGCTAGTGAGACCGTCAATTGAAACTAATACAAATTTAGCGAGTTACAAGCTTGAAAATCGTCATAGTTTGTCTTGCACGCAAGAGTAACCTGTATAACAATTAGAATGTAACAATTGCggtaaagatatattttttccttcaATCGCAGCATCGGAAATTAcgtattcaaaaaaattatgaagtttaaatatagaaacttGAACGAAACTTTAGCAATTAGCGCATTAACAATCGCCGACTATTACGATCCTGCTACAACCATCGATCACTTTGACCCTCATAGTTCGTGAATCATAGCGCCGCGAATTCTTCAAACGatgataaatgatattttcgcGTACACCGATATTCGTACATGATACTTTCGTGTATATCGATTTTAGAACTTGGAGTCAAACGTGTACTCGAAAGCTCCACGCTCTCATTTCCCTCGGTTGGTCAAATTCGGCGAGCGCAAGAAAGAGGGATGAGAGAGGCACGAACGAGAAAGACGGAGAGAGACAGcgtgaaagaaagagagagggagagaggaagagggTGCGAGTGCCGGCTCTGAGAACCGCTATACTGCCTCTATTAGATACCTGATTGGTATTGTCGGTGACCATTGTGACTGACGGCTAGACCAGGGAAAGCGCCGTTCGACCGCTCTGGCAGCGAAACTTGCACGTCGTCGGCCGTCGCGCACGCACGAGACGCTCTTCTCCGCTTTAACACCGGCCACGCGCGTTACGCCACCATTTCTGCACACGATCCCCCGGGGGTGCGTGCACGGTGACGCCAGGAAGAGAGTGTCAGGAGGTAGGAGCCGCCCTGCGCGAATGCACAACGGCGCAGAATCGAGCGACAACGATCTCATATATAGAGGGAAGACGGACGCTCGGGGGGGCGGGAGAGGGGCGGAGGGGGCGGCCTGCACCGAGAGGGTGGTTGCCGGCTCACTCGCACCCCTTGCGAGAAGCACATGCGTCGTCCGTTTTCGCCGGTTTCCTCTCGCACCCCCTCCTACCCCCCCagttcttctctttctccctttctctttttctgccATAATGCGCTGTGTCGCTTTTTCAGCagtaaatatcatttttgttttgtatccTGGCTCTTTGTGAAACTTTGGCAGGCCGCTATCTTAAATGGCCATGATATCTCTCGATCTTCCGTGCTGCATAGTTTAttgcagtaaaataataaaattaatgattgcACAAGAATAAAgtctgtattttaaaattaattgtaagatttttagattttctcaCACTTCTTTTCTAAATACAATGCAATACTACTTTGGTCTGATTTAAACAGTGTTTTTTCACTAGCAcgttttttttgttgttaaataattagataagaTATTCatgatttcttttataaattattttttaaaatttattattatgtatttattgcaattttttatataaaatatttctaaaagacATTGgttcatattataattaaactaatatgaaaattttagtagaaaatacaaaaacaacTCATACATGTTATTATGTACGATTAGTATTATAGATCTTCTAATTCTCTAatcaaaataagaataataaagtttGCAGACATTTCTCGATGTGATcttcttttttagatttattcttaaaatacaataagCCTCTCTTCATCCCTTCTTGCATTTCTCATGTTTTTTCTCCGTCGCTGCATCTAATCTTTTCCTCTTGATCTCGCGTATGCGTGTATTATGAAATGGTTTAGACTGGAGGgatgttataaaaatgcacaCCGTAGTGGTCGCCGTGTTGAATTACCGACAGGGTAGATAGAAAACGCTTCCACGGGGATGATAGCGCGCAACTCATAAAGGATTGTAGGGGTTGCAGGTGATACATTTCACTTCCGAACTGTCACGTGCTTACACGTGTTCAAACAACGTTTGCTCTCGAAGCCTATTTTCTTTTCGGACAGTGAATGTAAAGACAGTTGACCGAATATGCGCGAGATTAATCagagaaagaattaaataataaaacaattataatttaatataattgagaCTTTTTACATGTGCTGTATTTTTTTGCTAACGTTTATTTCTTAGCGTTTACCTTTCAgtcactttatattttatctcttaacacacacacacacacacacacacagttgatttctttaaaattataaaaattacgcgATATTAATCTCATGAAAAATGGCACGATCAAATACGGATTGTCCATCAATAATTGTGCCGTCGTGTTCTGCTGATTAAATTGATccaaatattaactttttatcatATGTCGAAAAGTTCAAAAGATGACCACAGCCATTGGCCGGTGAATATGTCAACATTCTAAATCGTATCTTAAAACAGCTTGTCGTTGCACATCACGatcaataaaatctttatagtCCGTATACGGTCGCCAGTAGGAAGAATAATGTAATGCATATATGCGTATCACCCCGTGCATATATTCCTTCGTAACAATTTTGCACTCGCGTGACTTCATCCAAGGTCGCGACCCCTGACTTCGTTATGCTGCCAAATTTGCACCCTTAATTCTCTTGCGCGCCAATCGGCTGTGAGATTTTATAGATACACGTAAAATCTCCAGTGtaacgatattaatttttaattgtcaattaaaattctttctgTGTCAAATGAGACAGTGTGAAGAGGCatacattgtaaattttgaaataatgacaaacatgtaatttttatgatataatattaatcttatcaAATTGATAAccgattaattaaacattattgttgctaacattatatatatatctttcaagataaattgctaataataattaaaagcacTCTATGTACAAAGTCTTTACTTTAGaaaatttgctaaaatttgttataatttattttcactgtAAAATTAGACAAAATCGCTTTTTCccgaaagaatataaatattgaaataaaaatggtaatagtttaataaagtataccatagaaaaaatgttaacaattgTATAATTGTGTGAATTTATTTACCATGTTAAATACAGAAAGATTACTTTTCTGATAAAATAACTACAATGTTCTGACAGATTTGTCTAAAAATAGCGTCGAGCTATCGCTTATTGGACAATGTCCAATAATCACCGCGAGCGTTTATGCAGACTTCGACAGCCAGTGATTCAGTTATCCgacattaattacatttaatttagcgcattattaaaatttatatatttttttaataacgcaAATTGATGCTCCCAACTATTGATGCATTTGTATAATGCAGCATTTGAATGAgctcaaatatatttttagaaactaCATATGCATATCAATCGAAGATTTAGTAAACACTTTTATCAACAGCGATGTTTGCAAATCGTGCAGTTACAGAAAATTGTTGTGCGAAACGTTCGATTTCAAGATTACCGTGCATGCCGTAGCATTCACATAGCAAGAAATTTAAGAAAGTTAAAATAGGGATTTACGTTATGAAAAAATGTCCATCATTGACGAACACGCATTTTTACCTGAAGCTTAATGATCGGTGGGAATGCGTCCTCTTTCGTCATCACTAAATAATAAACTGTATACTCTCTTTGACAAGCTCTATGTACACGCACGCTCTGTAAGCACCATGCTGAAGACGTAGACCGCCGGATATTAATAGAGTTCCacgttatttttgttaaacgCCTGTGTGCTGTGCTTTTGTTTAGCAATCACGAGTCTTACATTAATGTTTGAAGCTAgtaccttaataattattcgaatTCATACGTAATCTTCATTTTAACATATTGAAagatatattctattttccaTTCTACAATGttatttgtattgtattttctctctatgattcgataattttatttgtgaatgTCGGATTAATCGATTATCGATTTGACTAAAagctattgatttttattaggGTGATTGTGAACAAATTTTTTGGtaaaaattatggatttaCATCcgtataaatatcttatttttaataataatagtgatAATAAGTAAGAGTGTTGAATTTATATTGAGTTGCAATATTACATGCAGTATTATGCTGTTGTAACATAAAGGTTGtggaaatttaataacaagaaATCTTATTTGATCCATTCGtaaattgttacatatttatatagacaGAATAAGATTAATCCCACCAAAAACTAATCGAAAAACTCGGAGTAAAAGCGGTGACATGATGCCACCACTTTGGTGGAATATACAACATTTCTCCTggctttaaataaaatgtcatgCCATTGGCTTTACGAAAGTTCGGCCACTTATTGTAATCTGGCTTTACCGGATCTACTTGCGCGGTATTGTTAAGTAATTTGCTATCATAAGGATATAAATTCTCTGTTTCTGCTGGAGAGTATAAGATCACTCTTTTGTAACCAAACAcctgtgaaataaaaataatcacaatTACGATATGTGAATAtagtaaaattacataaaaattatcgaaaaaaactttaatacaTAACTCAagtaatttaaagtatttttcacCTGAGAAAGTAGATTATTTTTTGGATCAAAGTGTAAAGGCGACACTGTGTGAGCAGGCCCAAACCAAACATTTATGTCAACTTCTGATAAACTCTCATCATTCTCTTCATCCGAGAATAAACAATACTCCGGTATTTCGAAATCCTCTTTTAATTCTGGTATCTaagattgatttaaaattttttataaagcgGGATTACACTGGtaagcaataaattaattacctgTTCAAATAATTGATGTTGGGCTAAGTAAGCAACTTCGctgttatttgcaataatgtatttttgtaaaaattcagaaaaattaacGAAACGTTGTGTCCAATCGGTATCGGTATAACGGGATCCAATTTCAATCGGAACTGTTCGAGATcccgcaattttatttaaataatcagaaTTGCGCCATAACGTTAGTGCCTTCCAGTAATTCATACAGCCTAGGATGTATAaagtttctttataatataaaattattaaatattaatactacatacgatgaatatattttaaaactatgtCACAGCACACAAGTTACATACAAGATCAAACATTttgttgatttataaattgttgacAGATTTATAATTCATACCTGTTAATATAGCCGGAGACTTCGggctaaaaattttattataaaatgtctcCATTGAAGGTTTCTCAAAATATCTATCTGGATAATTAGAGACTAAAGAATTAATCTCCTcgtaatttattgaaatttcttCTAGATTCATGGTAccaaaatttgctattaacattaattttattaataatataatttattatattattaacacataaatattcttataaatatatttaccagcataataattatttagattccTAGCAATAGTTGTCAATAAATTTGGCACACTTGGAAGAGGTGCACCTAACAGAATACCTTTATCAATTTGATTAATGATATTCTTTACTACagtctttttctttccttcatCAATAAGACCTCCTTCAGCATTAATTTTGTACTCAAGTTCTAATAATACTGCCTAAATGTATTCGGTGCAATTCCAAAaagaatttacataaattaatgaaagctTCCCCAAGCAATATGtgatatattcatatatatcataaatattttataccttTACAATAGCGCATAGAGAATAACAATATCTATATTCCACGGGAACCTCTTTCCAGTAGCCTGAATTCAATGCTTCCCATATGCGGTCTAAACAAGCTTCCACTCTTTCTATTGCACTGCTTATCCATTTTTCCAAAGTTCTTATAAGGAAAatcaaattacaatataattataacttatgtaaattttagacACTGGTTTATTCTAATTAATGATTTCATTTTTTGccattaatcaatttaaccaaataatgtaaaattaaatttattgcttgTTTCAAAGCAATTGAttaaattgacaaaatatataaagttttaattttattttatctatatatgtatatatgataatattgtttgagtttttaatatttacaatttctcgTCAGATGTATGTAGCACCTTAATTATGGAATGTAagtgcaattttatttcaataggTATATGATCTAATTCTCTTGTTAATGACTCCCAAGGAACTGTCGTCACGATGATACTGTGAGACATTTTCTGTAAATCATTTCaggtataataattattaattattacaattgcaACAAATCTTTACTTATAAAAACACACTTCTATTATACATGGGTTTACTTAAATATACCCACTGCACAACAACATGATCtgctaaataatataagatctTTCCTGTTAACGAAAAAGTTTTAACTCTACAGAAACTttctataaatacaataacacTCTGCTTGATGCACAGAACTTTGAACAAAAAAGCTATAGTGCACAAAGGAACACAAGTGCCAGGTCCGTTGCACAAAATAAGTTCTGGATTTTCTTTCCATAAAATTGGAAAACAATTTAACGTGGAGAGTATAGTGGTCAAAATTGATGTGAAATACGATTGTCGAACTTCTCGGCttctataaatttctataattttgtaatctttATTGCCGTTCTCTAAATTTTTGACTTTTTCAGAACTTAGTTTATCTGTCTgagcataaatatatattctaggCGAATAATTCTTAAAGTTCAAATGGTTAATGATTCGCAGCATCTCGGCTGTGTGTCCTCCAGATCCTAATATTATCATTGTTTTAACTGGACAAGATTCTCCTCTGGGCTTATTGCGtttgataaatatcaaataatatactCTTACAAATATCAGTACACAACAAGCAAGtgcaaaaaagataaaatatcttgtatacATTTTTCCGTCTTATcacctgaaaaaaatattataaaataaagtaagtaCTAAGATGTGGAACAGTGTTAAATTACGTTAAAAATCTTTACTAACCTCaaaattttgttgtcaatTTGCATCATCAAGTGTCATTAAAGTTAAGAGATGATTATTAGATTAGGTTAGATCATAGATTGCAGAAAATCGATTGATTACCGCATCAACTAATTTTACTACAGAAAATATGATTCTGTATATTTTGTCTCTTGTCGTATTCTGATT
The nucleotide sequence above comes from Linepithema humile isolate Giens D197 chromosome 4, Lhum_UNIL_v1.0, whole genome shotgun sequence. Encoded proteins:
- the JMJD5 gene encoding bifunctional peptidase and arginyl-hydroxylase JMJD5; this translates as MSHSIIVTTVPWESLTRELDHIPIEIKLHLHSIIKVLHTSDEKLTLEKWISSAIERVEACLDRIWEALNSGYWKEVPVEYRYCYSLCAIVKAVLLELEYKINAEGGLIDEGKKKTVVKNIINQIDKGILLGAPLPSVPNLLTTIARNLNNYYAANFGTMNLEEISINYEEINSLVSNYPDRYFEKPSMETFYNKIFSPKSPAILTGCMNYWKALTLWRNSDYLNKIAGSRTVPIEIGSRYTDTDWTQRFVNFSEFLQKYIIANNSEVAYLAQHQLFEQIPELKEDFEIPEYCLFSDEENDESLSEVDINVWFGPAHTVSPLHFDPKNNLLSQVFGYKRVILYSPAETENLYPYDSKLLNNTAQVDPVKPDYNKWPNFRKANGMTFYLKPGEMLYIPPKWWHHVTAFTPSFSISFWWD